The sequence below is a genomic window from Rickettsiales bacterium.
AGGTTTATAAGTAATTTCAACAATTAACCCCGCAATAAATGCGGGGTGACAATTGGTGGTTAACGAGCATAATAAGCCATAAGAATAAATAATAATTTGTGAAAAATATAGATAAATAGAGCGTTTTGAGAGACGGATTTTATAAGATCTTTACCAATAAAATTTACTTCAGATAATCTGAAATTACTTAATAGAAAATAAGTTATATAGCCAATCAATACTATAAAAATTGTATTTAAGCTGGTTTTTGGAGTGCTAGAAAAAACATAATAATTTAGTAAATTAAAGAAAATTGAAATAAATAAGAATAGCTTAACTTTATTATTTTCCGGTTGGGTTTTGAAAAAATATCCTGCGATTGCAAACATAAAAGCTATCGTTCCATAAGCAAAAATAAAGCTGGTGAAAAAACTCCAAATGATTGTAGAGATTAAAATTTCATTGAAATATTTTATATCTAAATAATTCTTGTTTTTAAGGTATTTCATAACAAGGCAGCTCAAGAAAATACTTATTAAGATATCCGCTTGTTGAAATTTTATTAAGGAATTATGAGCAATTGTTATTATAATTCCGTAAAAAAGAAGGTTATAACGAGGCTCAAATTTTTCTGAATAGCCGACTAAAAATAGGAAAATTGGGAAGGCAATTCTGCCAATTTCCCTAAATATTTCAATATCTTGAAAGAAGTAACTGCCAATATGATCAATAACCATTGTGAAAATGGCTATAAATTTCAAAACATCATAGTTATTACAAACCCTATTTTGTGTTGAGGGGGAGGAAAATTCAATGATATTTGCAAAAAAATCTTTCATTTCAATGGTTTGTGGTAATTGTGGTTTTTGTTAAAATTTTATATAATTTTGTAACAAACTTGTAACAAAAGCAAGTTATACTAAATTTAGATTGGTTAGATATCGATTAAATTAACAACTTAAATTTGAGGTTAAAATGAAAAAAAATTATTTATTAACATTATTGGCAATGTTCTTCATTCCAATGATAGCAAATGCTCAAACGCCTTTTGATCAAGCGTGTGAGATTTTTGATTGTATTATGAATGATGGTATTATTCTAGTAGTTGCGACGGTCGCAATATTATTCTTAGGCATTGGTGCTTTCTTCGGAAAAGTGAACTGGGGTTTAGTTTTGATAACAACTATTGCTATCGTTGTGATATCAGGTGCTTATCAAATTGCAGTTTTAATTACTAATGATCAGCTTCAAGGAGGTTCATGTGGTGATGGAACATGCGATGGTATATTAGTGCAATAATGCATAATTTGATTAAATTTACAGCTCTGGTAACATTTCTGATGTTGCCAGAGTTTTCTTTTTGTAATGATGCAGAAAGCGTTTCTTCTAAGCTATGTGAATTAAGGCAGATGCTATGCGGTGGCGGTTTTGGTATAGCTTTAGTTACAGCAGTTGTATTGACTATCGGAGTTCTCGCTTTAATCGGTAAAATAAATTGGCCTTTTATTATTATAATGGTTTGCTGTATAATAGTTTATATGAGTGCACACCAAATAACTTCAATGCTAATAAATGAAGATGTAAATTGTGAGTGTATTAATTGAGTTTATTAGATAAATCCTTAAACAAATTTCCCCTTTCCTCGTAATTCTTGAATTCATCGAATGAGGCACAGGCTGGAGATAGCAACAAAACCGGCTTAGGTTTATTATTTATTTTGCCATTTTCTATCGCATCTTTTTTAGCCTCATTAAAAGCATCTTTGAAGCCTGCTAAAATTTTGAAATTGCCAAAACCAGCATTCTTGAAAGTTTTTGCGAATTCATCTTTTGCCTGCCCATAAAAATAAGCAGTATTTATTTTACTAAAATATTCCTTAAGGCTTTCAATTCCGCCCTCTTTTGGAACGCCACCAGCAAGCCAAAAAATATTTTCATAGGTTTTTAGTGCAGGTTCAGTTGCATCAGCATTGGTTGCTTTGGAATCATTGATAAAAATAACCCTAGAATGTTCTGCCACTTTTTGCATTCTGTGATCTAGTCCTGAAAAAGTTTTTATTGCTGAGATAATTTGATTATCAGTAAGCCCAGCCTGTTTTGTGGCAAGATAAGCCGCCGAGATATTTTGTAAATTATGAAGCCCCATCAAATTAGGGAAAAACTCATTCTTAAAAAAATCACCAGTTTTGAATTTGAAAATATTATTGTGCTTTGAAATTTCTTCTGCGAGGTTTTTCATTATTTCAGTATCAGTGCAGATTATTCCTAAATCAGTTCTTTCCTGCCCTAAGAAAATTCGCATTTTAGATTTTGCATAACGCTCAAGGGTTTGATATCTTTCCATATGGTCTGGCGTGAGGTTTAGGAAAATTGCAACTTCAAACTTTGCTTTAGGAGTAATATCAAGTTGAAAAGAAGATACTTCAAGCACGAACCAGCTGTTTTTTCTTTCAACATCAAGGCTTAGTGCGGGTATTCCAAAATTTCCCCCGATTTGGCAATCAATATTATTTTCTTTAAGGATATGATGAACTAAGGCTGTAGTGGTTGATTTTCCATTAGTTCCAGTAATTGCAATAATTTTTGAGGTAGGGTTTTTATCACGAGCTAAAACTTCAATATCACTAATTATTGGAATATTTTTCTGCTTGGCAATTTCTGCAATAGGGTGAGGTTTTGGAAGTTCAACTGGAATGCCGGGTGAAAATAATATTTCAGAAATTTCATCAAAATTCCAGTTTTTATAGTCAGTAATGTTGGGAAGATAATCCGGAGTTTTGGTGTTTTTGTTATCATCATAAAGCAGAATTGGAATATTTTTCTTCTGAAAATATTCCGCAGATGCTAAGCCTGATTTGCCGAGTCCTACTATCGCAATTTTTTTCATAGTGGTTTATTGTAAATTGATGCTTAAACTTTATTCCCTCTCCCGTTTACGGGGGAGGGTTAGGGTGGGGGCAAAGATTGCTTAAATCAAACTTTTTTAATGCCCCCCTCTTAATCTCCCCCCGCAAGCAGGGGGAGAAATATAGAGCAAATTCTAAGTATAGCTCGAAATAACATTATTTTTATTATAGAAAATCCTTAAATTCTTCAAGTAGGCCTTTATATAAATCTCTCTTAAATGGCACTATAATTGCAGGTAAATCCCAAGGTTTGCTCCACTTCCAAGCGGTAAATTCTGGAATTTCAGTGTTGATATTTATTTCAGAATCTTCCCCCAAAAAATTCGCAAGATACCACATTTGGGTTTGACCGCGATATTTTCCATTCCAAAATTTTGGAATTAAATAATCTGGAATATCGTAAGAATACCAACCTTGAGCTTGCGATATTATTTCAATGTTATTAGTGCCAATTTCCTCAAGAAGCTCGCGTTTAGCGGCGAAAATTAAATCCTCACCATCTTCAATGCCAC
It includes:
- a CDS encoding TraX family protein produces the protein MKDFFANIIEFSSPSTQNRVCNNYDVLKFIAIFTMVIDHIGSYFFQDIEIFREIGRIAFPIFLFLVGYSEKFEPRYNLLFYGIIITIAHNSLIKFQQADILISIFLSCLVMKYLKNKNYLDIKYFNEILISTIIWSFFTSFIFAYGTIAFMFAIAGYFFKTQPENNKVKLFLFISIFFNLLNYYVFSSTPKTSLNTIFIVLIGYITYFLLSNFRLSEVNFIGKDLIKSVSQNALFIYIFHKLLFILMAYYAR
- a CDS encoding TrbC/VirB2 family protein encodes the protein MKKNYLLTLLAMFFIPMIANAQTPFDQACEIFDCIMNDGIILVVATVAILFLGIGAFFGKVNWGLVLITTIAIVVISGAYQIAVLITNDQLQGGSCGDGTCDGILVQ
- a CDS encoding TrbC/VirB2 family protein, producing the protein MHNLIKFTALVTFLMLPEFSFCNDAESVSSKLCELRQMLCGGGFGIALVTAVVLTIGVLALIGKINWPFIIIMVCCIIVYMSAHQITSMLINEDVNCECIN
- the murD gene encoding UDP-N-acetylmuramoyl-L-alanine--D-glutamate ligase, whose amino-acid sequence is MKKIAIVGLGKSGLASAEYFQKKNIPILLYDDNKNTKTPDYLPNITDYKNWNFDEISEILFSPGIPVELPKPHPIAEIAKQKNIPIISDIEVLARDKNPTSKIIAITGTNGKSTTTALVHHILKENNIDCQIGGNFGIPALSLDVERKNSWFVLEVSSFQLDITPKAKFEVAIFLNLTPDHMERYQTLERYAKSKMRIFLGQERTDLGIICTDTEIMKNLAEEISKHNNIFKFKTGDFFKNEFFPNLMGLHNLQNISAAYLATKQAGLTDNQIISAIKTFSGLDHRMQKVAEHSRVIFINDSKATNADATEPALKTYENIFWLAGGVPKEGGIESLKEYFSKINTAYFYGQAKDEFAKTFKNAGFGNFKILAGFKDAFNEAKKDAIENGKINNKPKPVLLLSPACASFDEFKNYEERGNLFKDLSNKLN
- a CDS encoding RNA pyrophosphohydrolase; the encoded protein is MNKSTININRENLPYRKCVGIMLLNKNREVFVGQRIDNKADAWQMPQGGIEDGEDLIFAAKRELLEEIGTNNIEIISQAQGWYSYDIPDYLIPKFWNGKYRGQTQMWYLANFLGEDSEININTEIPEFTAWKWSKPWDLPAIIVPFKRDLYKGLLEEFKDFL